In Magnetospirillum sp. XM-1, a single window of DNA contains:
- a CDS encoding peptidoglycan DD-metalloendopeptidase family protein has translation MGGLVTAKLFRSLKALAIALVVAGVVLVGSRPFIPFSPFGDSGAPLDSSPATYVDLENEGSAQPLPELTDGELEDRSRRPIDHMLQVGSGETLMSLLGRAGIASAEATQVVDALIKVFDPRDLKAGQKVTVTFDPAPWGFGQGEFSQVGLAADPIREIQVRRNPKGGFLGREEKRQVSRQVAHYSGKIKSSLFESATAAGIPAQVIINMIRVLSYDVDFQRDIQAGDTFEVLFEGWYDTKGKLVKSGDILFAGLDLSGAEITLYRFEDGSGASDFFNGKGESAKKALLKTPVDGAKITSGFGLRHHPILGFSKMHKGVDFGVPPGTPIMAAGDGSVEMAGPNGAYGNYVRIRHGNGFATAYAHMQRIAQGVHTGRRVMQGQIIGFVGSTGRSTGPHLHYEVLQGNAQVNPLSIKVPTGIKLAGRDMDRYQTHKRATDLLMAQIPSGAHIALNPGKPIQAKAN, from the coding sequence TTGGGCGGCCTCGTCACAGCCAAACTGTTCCGCAGCCTGAAGGCCCTGGCCATCGCCCTGGTGGTGGCGGGAGTGGTGCTCGTTGGATCGCGCCCGTTCATCCCCTTCTCGCCGTTCGGCGATTCCGGCGCCCCCCTGGACTCGTCGCCGGCCACTTATGTTGATCTGGAGAACGAGGGCAGCGCCCAGCCGCTGCCCGAACTCACCGACGGCGAGCTGGAGGACCGCTCGCGCCGGCCCATCGACCATATGTTACAGGTGGGATCGGGCGAGACGCTGATGAGCCTGCTGGGCCGCGCCGGCATCGCCTCGGCCGAGGCCACCCAGGTGGTCGACGCCCTGATCAAGGTGTTCGACCCCCGCGACCTCAAGGCCGGACAGAAGGTGACCGTCACCTTCGACCCCGCACCCTGGGGCTTCGGCCAGGGCGAGTTCTCCCAGGTGGGGCTGGCCGCCGATCCCATTCGCGAGATCCAGGTGCGGCGCAACCCCAAGGGCGGCTTCCTGGGCCGCGAGGAAAAGCGCCAGGTCAGCCGGCAGGTGGCCCACTACTCGGGCAAGATCAAGTCGAGCCTGTTCGAAAGCGCCACCGCCGCCGGCATTCCCGCCCAGGTGATCATCAACATGATCCGGGTGCTGAGCTACGACGTCGACTTCCAGCGCGACATCCAGGCGGGCGACACCTTCGAGGTGCTGTTCGAGGGCTGGTACGACACCAAGGGCAAGCTGGTCAAAAGCGGCGACATCCTCTTTGCCGGTCTGGACCTGTCGGGCGCCGAGATCACGCTGTACCGCTTCGAGGACGGCTCGGGGGCCTCGGACTTCTTCAACGGCAAGGGCGAAAGCGCCAAGAAGGCCCTGCTGAAGACGCCGGTGGACGGCGCCAAGATCACCTCGGGCTTCGGCCTGCGCCACCACCCCATCCTGGGCTTCTCCAAGATGCACAAGGGCGTCGATTTCGGCGTGCCGCCCGGCACCCCCATCATGGCGGCCGGCGACGGCTCGGTGGAGATGGCCGGCCCCAATGGCGCCTATGGCAATTACGTGCGCATCCGCCACGGCAACGGCTTCGCCACCGCCTACGCCCACATGCAGCGCATCGCCCAGGGCGTCCACACGGGGCGCCGCGTGATGCAGGGCCAGATCATCGGCTTCGTCGGCTCCACCGGCCGCTCCACCGGTCCGCACCTGCATTACGAGGTGCTGCAGGGCAATGCCCAGGTCAACCCGCTGTCCATCAAGGTGCCCACCGGCATCAAGCTGGCGGGGCGCGACATGGACCGCTATCAGACCCACAAGCGCGCCACCGACCTGCTGATGGCGCAGATTCCGTCGGGCGCCCACATCGCGCTCAATCCCGGCAAGCCGATTCAGGCCAAGGCCAATTAG
- a CDS encoding proteasome-type protease has protein sequence MSYCLGIRLKAGMVFVSDSRTNAGVDSVATFRKSFVFDGAEDRVVVILTAGNLAITQSVISLLEERLHGPDRTRSLYGVKSMYEVARLVGDTLREIHATDGAHLKSHGADFVASLIVGGQIQGRRMRLFNVYAAGNFIEASDETPYFQIGETKYGKPIIERVINVDTSLEEATKCALVSFDSTIKSNISVAPPLDVTLVPADLCRASVRYRVLDNDPYFLGLRRSWGEGLRKLFTQLPDPDWAGS, from the coding sequence GTGAGTTATTGCCTGGGCATCCGGCTGAAGGCCGGAATGGTGTTCGTTTCCGATTCAAGGACCAATGCCGGCGTGGACAGCGTCGCCACCTTCCGCAAGTCCTTCGTGTTCGACGGGGCCGAGGACCGGGTGGTCGTCATCCTCACCGCCGGCAATCTGGCCATCACCCAGTCGGTGATCAGCCTGCTGGAGGAGCGCCTGCACGGCCCCGACCGCACCCGCTCGCTCTACGGCGTCAAATCCATGTACGAGGTGGCCCGCCTGGTGGGAGACACCCTGCGCGAAATCCACGCCACCGACGGGGCGCATCTGAAATCCCACGGCGCCGATTTCGTGGCGTCGCTGATCGTCGGCGGACAGATTCAGGGCCGGCGCATGCGGCTGTTCAACGTCTACGCCGCCGGCAACTTCATCGAGGCCTCGGACGAGACCCCCTATTTCCAGATCGGCGAGACCAAGTACGGCAAGCCGATCATCGAACGGGTGATCAACGTCGACACCTCGCTGGAGGAGGCGACCAAATGCGCCCTGGTGTCCTTCGACTCGACCATCAAGAGCAACATCTCGGTGGCGCCGCCCTTGGACGTCACCCTGGTGCCCGCCGACCTCTGCCGCGCCTCGGTGCGCTATCGCGTGCTGGATAACGACCCCTATTTCCTGGGCTTGCGCCGCAGCTGGGGCGAGGGGCTGCGCAAGCTGTTCACCCAGCTGCCCGATCCCGACTGGGCGGGATCCTGA
- a CDS encoding TraR/DksA C4-type zinc finger protein translates to MIMDDADRATLIAEYRLADAIERARRTSEASGIPSTGICTECGFGIEAGRLEIIPTARLCGACAREADAQARRSRINGED, encoded by the coding sequence ATGATCATGGACGACGCCGACCGCGCCACCCTGATCGCCGAATACCGCCTCGCCGACGCCATTGAACGGGCTCGGCGGACGTCCGAGGCCAGCGGCATCCCCAGCACCGGGATCTGCACCGAATGCGGTTTCGGGATCGAGGCCGGACGCCTGGAGATCATCCCCACCGCCCGCCTGTGCGGCGCCTGCGCCCGCGAGGCGGACGCGCAGGCCAGGCGATCCCGCATCAACGGAGAGGACTGA
- a CDS encoding VVA0879 family protein — translation MDTPSQRALSRRDCPQTRRVSYAQFQGELAAQGMPNSNHYAFKCPSCGHVQSMASMVALSKVPTDKVDGYVYFSCEGRFNAARGCDWTLGGLLKIHALEVETGDGIVPAFEPASPEEAADLLAEVEGMNVTTVTMTTTVTMKKTRAMGTTQAQAANAVRTLDDASAEGAAR, via the coding sequence ATGGACACCCCGTCTCAACGCGCCCTCAGCCGCAGGGACTGCCCCCAGACCCGCCGCGTCTCCTACGCCCAGTTCCAGGGTGAACTGGCCGCCCAGGGCATGCCCAACAGCAACCACTACGCCTTCAAGTGCCCCAGCTGCGGACATGTCCAGAGCATGGCCAGCATGGTCGCGTTGTCGAAAGTTCCCACCGACAAGGTGGACGGCTACGTCTACTTCAGCTGCGAGGGCCGCTTCAACGCCGCGCGAGGCTGCGACTGGACCCTGGGAGGGCTGCTCAAAATCCACGCCCTGGAGGTCGAAACCGGCGACGGCATCGTCCCCGCCTTCGAGCCCGCCTCGCCCGAAGAAGCGGCGGACCTGCTGGCCGAGGTCGAAGGCATGAACGTCACCACCGTCACCATGACCACCACCGTCACCATGAAGAAGACCCGCGCCATGGGAACGACCCAGGCGCAGGCGGCGAACGCGGTTCGCACCCTGGATGATGCTTCGGCGGAGGGTGCTGCGCGATGA
- a CDS encoding DNA cytosine methyltransferase, producing MNLTTAVTQVEIRHYHVCCGGGPGARGFNMGSARVGNLLARMRCIGGVDHDPLAITDFNRLAGVNGTLLDLFSAEQYRAFHGKEPPAGWREATPDDIRRSAGGEFPHIVFTSMPCKGFSGLLAESRSASAKYQALNGLTLRGVWLTLEAFKDDPPELWIFENVPRIANRGRHLLDQIKALFRAHGYAVEETAHDCGEIGGLSQSRKRFLMVARHMAKVPPFLYEPPKKRLRGVGDVLDRLPMPGDPCAGPMHRIPSLQWKTWVRLAFVQAGKDWRSLNRLAVEDGMLRDYGIVPEREFRNGAFGVMGWPTATGAVCGESFPTNGRFAVADPRAEEDLRRGALGLSRWADTACTVTSRGFPLNGAFSVADPRPTGMAEYSQLGIRRWDEPSGAVSSQSAVGGGKYAVADPRAGIGAATHNNVYRVVRFDDHSNAVTGGQSPSAGGLAVADPRPMDSGHSKYAVTPYGEAARTVISGSTTGQGAFAVADPRCDWNPNAHRSKLRVTPYDDHVGAITGSSSAGHGFTSGAMSVADPRPSYLKDGREAYLTAGMYGVLPYEAPAGSVNANACHDNGKWSVADPRLPALDERLACVILAEDNTWHRPFTTLELAALQTMFDPDEEFEPVETEGGARIWQRRKPEPWMLAGTSDSRHRECIGNAVPSAAAQAIASTMAHTLLLAWSGHTFVLSNTPIWVMPPAERLRHELSIALSVNNPVHNQESNHA from the coding sequence ATGAACCTCACCACCGCCGTGACGCAAGTCGAGATCCGCCACTACCACGTCTGCTGCGGAGGCGGCCCTGGGGCTCGGGGCTTCAACATGGGCTCCGCCCGCGTCGGCAACCTGCTGGCCCGCATGCGCTGCATCGGCGGCGTCGATCACGACCCCCTGGCCATCACCGATTTCAACCGCTTGGCCGGGGTCAATGGCACCCTGCTCGACCTGTTCAGCGCCGAGCAATATCGCGCCTTCCACGGCAAGGAACCGCCGGCTGGATGGCGAGAGGCCACCCCGGACGATATCCGCCGCTCGGCCGGCGGCGAGTTCCCGCATATCGTCTTCACCTCCATGCCCTGCAAGGGCTTCAGCGGCCTGCTGGCGGAAAGCCGCAGCGCCAGCGCCAAGTATCAGGCGCTGAACGGCCTGACCCTGCGCGGCGTCTGGCTGACGCTGGAGGCCTTCAAGGACGATCCGCCCGAGTTGTGGATCTTCGAGAACGTCCCGCGCATCGCCAACAGGGGCCGCCACCTCCTCGACCAGATCAAGGCTCTGTTCCGCGCCCATGGCTACGCCGTCGAGGAGACCGCCCACGATTGCGGCGAGATCGGCGGCCTGTCGCAAAGCCGCAAGCGCTTCCTGATGGTCGCCCGCCACATGGCGAAGGTGCCGCCCTTCCTGTACGAGCCGCCCAAGAAGCGGCTCAGGGGCGTGGGCGACGTGTTGGACCGCCTGCCCATGCCCGGCGATCCGTGCGCCGGCCCCATGCACCGCATTCCGTCCCTGCAGTGGAAGACCTGGGTCCGCCTCGCCTTCGTCCAGGCCGGCAAGGACTGGCGCAGCCTTAACCGCCTGGCCGTCGAGGACGGCATGCTGCGGGATTATGGCATCGTGCCCGAGCGCGAGTTTCGCAATGGCGCCTTCGGCGTGATGGGCTGGCCTACTGCCACCGGCGCGGTGTGCGGGGAATCGTTCCCCACCAACGGTCGCTTCGCCGTCGCCGATCCCCGGGCCGAAGAGGACTTGCGGCGGGGCGCCCTCGGCCTGTCGCGCTGGGCCGACACCGCCTGCACCGTCACCAGCCGGGGCTTTCCCCTCAACGGGGCGTTCAGCGTGGCGGACCCCCGCCCCACCGGCATGGCGGAATACTCGCAGCTCGGCATACGCCGGTGGGATGAACCGTCGGGGGCGGTCAGCAGCCAGTCGGCGGTGGGCGGCGGCAAGTACGCCGTGGCCGATCCTCGCGCGGGAATCGGCGCCGCCACCCATAACAATGTCTATCGCGTGGTCCGCTTCGATGATCACAGCAATGCGGTCACCGGCGGGCAGTCCCCATCCGCCGGCGGACTGGCGGTCGCCGACCCCAGGCCCATGGACAGCGGCCATTCCAAATACGCGGTGACGCCCTACGGCGAGGCCGCCCGCACCGTCATTTCCGGCAGCACTACCGGCCAGGGCGCCTTTGCCGTAGCGGATCCTCGGTGTGACTGGAACCCCAATGCTCACCGAAGCAAGCTGCGGGTGACGCCCTATGACGATCACGTCGGCGCCATCACCGGATCGTCATCCGCCGGCCATGGCTTCACCTCCGGGGCCATGAGCGTAGCGGACCCCCGCCCGTCCTACCTCAAGGACGGCCGCGAGGCCTACTTGACCGCCGGCATGTACGGCGTGTTGCCCTACGAGGCCCCGGCCGGGTCGGTCAACGCCAATGCCTGCCACGACAACGGCAAGTGGTCGGTGGCCGACCCCCGCCTGCCGGCGCTGGACGAGCGCCTGGCCTGCGTCATCCTCGCCGAGGACAACACATGGCACCGGCCCTTCACCACCCTGGAACTGGCCGCGCTGCAGACCATGTTCGACCCGGACGAAGAGTTTGAGCCGGTCGAGACCGAGGGCGGCGCCAGGATCTGGCAGCGCCGCAAGCCCGAGCCCTGGATGCTGGCCGGCACCAGCGATTCCCGCCACCGGGAATGCATCGGCAACGCCGTCCCCTCGGCCGCCGCCCAGGCCATCGCCAGCACCATGGCCCACACCCTGCTGCTGGCCTGGAGCGGTCACACCTTCGTGCTGTCCAACACTCCCATCTGGGTGATGCCCCCGGCCGAACGCCTTCGGCACGAGCTGTCAATCGCCCTGTCCGTCAACAACCCCGTTCACAACCAGGAGAGCAACCATGCCTGA
- a CDS encoding DUF1566 domain-containing protein, with protein MPDTAPISGLIIPVPAIGTPMAGGFFGGVSRDGAWIIVSPKAEGEAVLAWKTTMTASPGALSFVDGLANTRDIADDDHPAAAFCAALRIGGFDDWHLGSLDDMQTLMRNLMPLSGGNPAQTAVEAFQEGGAEAFEAAWHWTSTQDSPGYAWLQTFYDGTQTNYGLKDSRDRVRAVRKCLPFTP; from the coding sequence ATGCCTGATACCGCGCCCATTTCCGGGCTCATCATCCCCGTTCCCGCCATCGGCACCCCCATGGCCGGTGGGTTCTTCGGCGGCGTGTCCCGCGACGGCGCGTGGATCATCGTGTCGCCCAAGGCCGAGGGCGAAGCCGTCCTGGCCTGGAAGACCACCATGACCGCCAGCCCCGGCGCGCTGTCGTTCGTCGACGGCCTCGCCAACACCCGCGACATCGCCGATGACGATCACCCGGCCGCCGCCTTCTGCGCCGCCCTGCGCATTGGCGGGTTTGACGACTGGCACCTGGGCAGCCTGGACGACATGCAGACCCTGATGCGCAACCTGATGCCGCTGTCCGGCGGCAATCCCGCACAGACGGCGGTCGAGGCGTTCCAGGAGGGCGGCGCCGAGGCCTTCGAGGCGGCGTGGCACTGGACCAGCACCCAGGACAGCCCCGGCTACGCCTGGCTGCAGACCTTCTACGACGGCACCCAGACCAACTACGGCCTCAAGGACAGCAGAGACCGGGTCCGAGCCGTCCGCAAATGCCTCCCCTTCACCCCCTGA
- a CDS encoding DUF1566 domain-containing protein, with product MSLITPAIITPAIGTPMEGGFLGARYIDENGALAGLVVSRAEVGDFDPVPWLKKLRDVPGACSLLDGLANTRAMAEAGSEIAQTILDLEIDGVGGWHIPALDQMTGLRATAMPRAGITPAQSLAEVFQEGSPEAFRQEWYWTSTQYSSGYAWLQDFFNGDQSHDSGKGISYRVRAVRKCLL from the coding sequence ATGAGCCTGATCACCCCCGCCATCATCACTCCCGCCATCGGAACGCCGATGGAAGGGGGATTCCTCGGAGCCCGGTATATCGACGAAAACGGCGCCCTGGCCGGTCTCGTCGTGTCGCGTGCTGAGGTTGGCGACTTCGACCCCGTTCCGTGGCTGAAGAAGCTCCGGGACGTGCCCGGCGCCTGCTCGCTGCTCGACGGCCTCGCCAATACCCGGGCGATGGCGGAAGCCGGCTCGGAGATCGCCCAGACGATCCTGGACCTCGAAATCGACGGCGTCGGCGGCTGGCACATCCCGGCGCTGGACCAGATGACCGGGCTGCGCGCCACCGCCATGCCCCGGGCCGGCATCACTCCGGCGCAGAGCCTGGCCGAGGTGTTCCAGGAGGGCAGCCCCGAAGCCTTCCGGCAGGAATGGTACTGGACCAGCACCCAGTACAGCTCCGGCTACGCCTGGCTGCAGGACTTCTTCAACGGCGACCAGAGCCACGACAGCGGCAAGGGCATCAGTTACCGGGTCCGAGCCGTCCGCAAATGTCTTCTTTAG
- a CDS encoding four helix bundle protein produces MALATELPIYRETYALVQLLAKLTGQYPRNYRQVLAREILTEGQQMAVEIFRANCVTGPAKVPHIERMREHLEVLRLQLRLSKDLHLISPKQFGDTVELTTGVGKQATAWLKYARSA; encoded by the coding sequence ATGGCGCTGGCCACTGAACTGCCCATCTACCGCGAGACATACGCCCTGGTCCAGCTTCTGGCGAAGCTGACGGGACAGTATCCCCGCAACTACCGGCAGGTTCTGGCCCGCGAGATCCTGACCGAGGGCCAGCAGATGGCGGTGGAGATCTTCCGCGCCAACTGCGTCACCGGCCCGGCCAAGGTGCCGCACATCGAGAGGATGCGCGAACACCTGGAGGTGCTGCGCTTGCAACTGCGCCTGTCCAAGGACCTTCACCTGATCTCCCCCAAGCAATTCGGGGACACGGTGGAACTGACGACCGGCGTCGGCAAGCAGGCGACGGCATGGCTGAAATACGCGAGGAGCGCCTGA